ATATCCTACCAACTGTCCTCCCTGTTCCGTTCATCCTCCGCTTCTTCGCAATCTCAAGGCGACGTTCCAAGTTCATACAACGAATCATACAACTGGAAGCCAGCAAAGCACCCTTCTTGTACCGTCTGGAAAAAATATACACCCGTATCCCTTCAGCCCTTCAGCGGCCGTGATGGTGGTCAGATATTATTAGCTATTGATGGAAAAGTATTCGATGTAACCAACGGAAGGAATTTCTACGGTCCAGGTATAGTGCATGTACGACTGACTCGGTCTCGTTCTAAATATATCGACAGATGGTATGTACGGAAACTTTGCTGGGCGCGATGCATCTCGAGGCATGGCCAAGCAGTCCTTTGATGAAGGTATACGAGCTTTCGTGTTTGCAATCCCGTACTTACCCAATGCACAGATATGTTAACTCCGGTTGACCAGCCCCTTGACAAGCTTGAGGATTTGACGCGAGAAGAAGTGTAAGTATATATTTATTCCTTGCGGAACGATACCATATTAATGTTTACTACTAGAGCGAACATGCAAGGTATGAATCTTTCATTTAAGCTGAAACAGGTCAAATCATCGTACTAAGTACGCAATATTAGGGTGGGTTGAACACTTTACTGGGAAGTATACAATTGTCGGTGAATTGGTCGAGAATGGGGCAGACTAGGCTTTCGCACAGATTTGATGAATGAGATCTCCGCTTTTTGCTATGAATTATCTAATAGAATTCGCTTGGTCGTCATCATTATGAGATATAAACCGTTTACGGTTCTTGAAGTCAGGGTGCCAGCGTTTTATACAGTCGATTTCAGCAACTTTCAGTTAAGCTAGTTGACGCCTGGCGTTTAGATGGGCATGCCCTCGACACTTATCCCTGACGTCATGAACAGTCCACCAAAGGGGCATAAATGACGTGCAGAGCACCCCCTGATTCACAATATAAAGAGACCCATACACGCTAACGTCTCATCGtcactactactactacccTCTATCATGGCTACTCATGCGAACATCGAGTATTCGACTAAACGTCCCAAGGAACAGGACTTGAACTACACTATGGTACGTATATGTTTGTCCTCTATTTTCTCAGGAACACATTTGAATCTTGTGGTAGGTCCAAGCCTTTGAATGGTACAGTCCAGGTGGCGGTGTTCACTGGAATACGCTCAAGGATCGTGTCCAAGAGCTGTCAGACATGGGGGTCACCGCCATGTGGCTGCGTGAGTCGATATTGTCCTTGTAATTATAAGCATATATATCGACTCTGCACCTATTAATTTACAGCACCCCCTACCAAGGCATCTAGCCAGAACTCAGTGGGATATGACATATACGATGTGAGTCCTGTTTTGGTCCAGCAGCTTCTACTTTTAGTTTAATGAAGATCCTTATTAGGTATGGGACCTCGGCGAATTTGACCAAAAGGGCGGAAAACGAACCAATTATGGCACTAAGGAAGAGCTCGTGGATCTTGTGCGATATGCACATGAGAATGGTTGGTAAAAGCTCGCGAGTTCAGGTGCCAATAATCGTAACGGTTCATCATGGTATCAATAGGGATCGTCGGGTATGTCGATGCCGTCCTCAACCATAAATTTGGTGCAGACCGTACCGAACGTTTCCGTGCAACTGAGGTCGACCCAAATGATCGTACACGCGACATTACAGACAAGTACGACATTGAGGCAAGTGTTCCAAAATTAAGCCTACTCTCGCGATTAACTTACAATAAATTATGTCTAGGGATGGACCGCCTTTGATTTCCCTGGACGTAACGGCAAATACAGTCAACTCAAGTGGACGTTTAACCACTTCACAGTCCGTATGGGTAGCCCATAAATGTTTCAAATCTAACAACTCCATTAGGGTGTTGACTATAATAATGACGGTGGTAAGAAAGCGATCTTCCGAATTGACGGCGATGGGAAGAACTGGGCCCAGGGAGTCGATCATGAGAATAGGAACTATGACTATCTAAGTAAGTCCAAAATTCAAGTGCTACCACCAAGGATCAGCTCAATTGAACATCCGCCCCAGTGGGCGCTGACATTGATCATCGTCATCCTGAGGCCCATGACGACCTACTTGCCTGGGGAAAATGGGTTATCGATGAGATTGGAGCTGCTGGGTTCCGTTTCGACGCAATCAAGGTATGTGGCGCCCAGTACATATGTCAAGCGCGTGTTCGGACCTTAGAAAAATAATAGCATATCGATGATGTGTTCATCGCTGAATTTGTCAAACATGTGCGAGCTGAAACCCACAAATCGTCCGTAAGTAGTTACCTGAGATCTGCTCATTACTCGCATCTGACTGTCCTGATCATTTAGATGTTCGCGGTTGGAGAATTCTGGAAGGACAGCCTTGAAGACATCAACAACTACCTGAATAAACTTGGGACACAGTTTAGTGTTTTTGATGCACCACTTCATTATAACTTCAAGGAGGCAAGCGAAGCTGGGAACAATTTTGACCTGCGTGAGATCTTCAGTGGTACCTTAGTCAAGAGCCGCCCTATGGATGCAGTGTCAGTTGATCAAATCACCATCAGCGTCTCATATTAACTCTTTTTCTGTAGTACCCTTGTGGACAATCACGATACACAGATAGGTCAAGCCCTAGAGTCCTGGGTATCTCCGTGGTTCAAACCGCTTGCGTACGCGCTCATCTTGCTCCGCGGAGATGGCTACCCGTAGGTAATTTGGCATGTCTAAGATGATCCCGATTAACGCATTCTACCCAGATGTGTATTCTGGGGAGACCTTTATGGTTGCGGCGGAGACAACCCACAACCGCCGGTCAACCAACTCGCGGATATTATCCGTGCTCGCAAGCTTTTTAGTTACGGAGAGACGCGAGATGTTTGGGACCATGCTAATTGTGTTGGGTCAGTGAAACTTGATACCTATTATCCAAACGACTAATTGCCGAGAGTTTCTAGATGGGTTCGCGCCGGTGACGAACACCATGATGGTTGTGCAGTAGTGATTTGCAATGGCGACGAAGGGTACGCATACATTTCATTATCTTTTCCGTTCTAAGGCTAATGTACTGAGTTGTCACAAGCGCTAAATTCCTTGACGTCGGAAAAGATCATGCGGGCGAAAAGTGGACGGACTTGTTGAATTGGCACGACGGCGAAGTAACTATCGGAGAAGAAGGCTGGGCAGAATTCCGCTGTCCGGCTCGTTCCATAAGCATATGGACCAAGAGTGATGCCCGTGGTCGGGAAGAATTCAAGAAGGACTAAACTCGACTTCCAACGATAGTGGCAAACAGAAATCGACGAATGGGCATCCGAACGATATCCCAAATCTCGAATACGCCTGCATAGAGCTCTTATACCTATACCAGGATGTACCGTAGACGATTCTTTTAGGTCTTTGATTAGATTGAGTGAATAAAATATATTGGTCGCAATTCAGTCTTCCTCCATCTGACCGCTCTCTCGGGCCTTGGTTAAACGCTCTTGCATCTTGGCTTTGGCATCCGTGACGGCAGCATCTAGCTGCCCCTTCTTTGCCAACTCTACGAGGAGAGCGTGTATGAGGCCAAGGTGGTTATGCCTACGCAGTGAATTTTCAAACTTTAGATGCAACAGATGATCAGATCTACGCGCTTTACATAACTTTCGGCTTACTTACATCCCAACGCGCCcgcttttctttttcttgggAGAGCCGGAACACGAGATCTGCTGCGACAAGCTCTTGGCCAGAAGCTTGAGCGGTCTCGATTTGTGCTTGTAAATTAGGCAGAGGGTCATCTCTGACTGCAAGGAGATTGAAGTGTAACTGTGCGTCTTCAGAGACATAGTGTTTTCCTTTAACAATACAAACTCACCGAGCCTGGAGGATAAGTTCCTATTCTCTTCTCGATAACATCCCTTGCTTTTGCAACCCAACCCTCTCCCTTTTCCTCATAGGGACCATGCGCAACGGGCGCTCGCTTTAAACCATCAAATTCATATATCTGACCCATGACAGGTAAATAGGAAATAAAGTGATACGCATCTTCGGACGACTTGGGCTGTGGGCCGTCAGATACAGAGATTACTGATGGAGGGGATAGGGCATTATGAGCCGAACGAAGAAAATCGGATGATGTAACTACAAGTCCTGTTGTCTACCGAAAAACATGCGTCATTAAGGAAGTGACACCACTCAAACAAAATAACTTCACCTGCGAGTCCATTCCCGTGGCAAACGAAATCAAATCGGTAAGCTCCTTGCCCATCTTGAGGGATGGTATGTTGCACACGCCATTGAGGACCGCAATTGTCGCACAGGCATTATTCACAACCTAGTCCCGTCTGTTTTTAGAGCTGCATCACCTCCCGAAGGATTGAGGTTGCTAACCTGGTGAGCAAAAAATCCTGGAAACTCCTCGTCATATCGGCCCGCCCCTCCCCCTGTCTCATCTCCTCCACCAATCCATTTAAATAAAAATATTAATGCACGTATTGGCTGAAGTGCTGCCAGGGATTCTGCGTCGAGAGAATAAAGATCATCCACTACAAGTGGGACGCCCAAGGTTTTCAAAAGTTCACTAGAACAATTTATAAGCTACGCGTCATTCGAGGTGCAACATACACACGTGAACCTGTGGATCATTGTTATGTTTCCTGGCATACAGAGATAGTAATAAATCTCTTACACCCCCGGGTCGGACTCTGTCAATTGCCACCCGCTTGAATTGCCTTCCTCGTCCATGATGTAATGAATTAGTTTAATTCTAAGCTTTCTTTGTTCCTTTAGGCGGATGTATACAGTGTTGGATGAGACCAAAGGACATGAGGTTAGTCATCGCCTTATTTTACAAGTTGTGCTTCCTGTGTGGCGGTGCCCCATATACCGAAAAAGGCATTCCGACTACACTTTACTCACTCGGAGAGGATAAAGTTATCTCTCAGTCGCTCTTGCGAAAATCTAATATCCAGCAAAAGGGTAGGTAGCAATCTAATTATCCGTATAAATCACACGCGTTAGATGGCAAGTAAATTTAATTATCCATTAGTACATTAGATAAGTGGAGATTTGACAGTATAATTTAGTGGAGTTCACCAGCCTCGGATAGAATAGCCCTGGctttctccttggcctcctcagAAGTGTTGTCTTCTGTAACCATGTTAGAGTAGGAAGTTTCAGTTTAGCTTGTTACTCACTGGCCAGGACACCCTTGTAACCGGCAAGGACGCGCTTCTCGTGCTCAGAAGTTGTTTCTCCGGAACCAGTAGTGTCGGCACTGGTACCAGCTTGGCCCAAGACCTCCTTTGCATGTTCCTTGGCTTCCGTACTAGTGTTGGGGTTAGATAATGTGGCCTTGTAGCCTCCAAGGACGCGGTTTTCGTGTTCGTTACCTCCAGTGGGGGCCGAAGTAGCGGTAGTTCCCTGGTCAAGAACTTCGGATGCGTGTGCCTTTGCCTCTTCACTAGTGTTTGGGTTACTTGAAATCGAAATGAGGCCCAGCAACAAATACATCTAATCAATAAAACTTACGATAACGTAGCCTTGTATCCTCCCATCACTCGGTTCTCGTGCTCGCTGCTTCCAGTCGTGTTTGGGGACTCATTAACGCCAGCATCCGCAAGAACTTGTTCGGCGTGAGCCTTAGCCTCGTCACTGGTGTTTGGGTTTCTTGATAAAATAGCATCAGAGGATGCAGTGGCCATGTTGCCAGAGAATGTATTACTCACGAAAGGGTAGCCTTGTAGCCTCCAAGAACATGAGAATCGTGAGAAGCAGACATATTGATAGAGTTGGTTGTATGAGTGTTGAAGTGATAGAATGCGGTGATTGAGTGATGAATTGTGCTCACCTAGCTCTGGTTTTATACACGGTGGAAGGTGCAATGTCTGTTGGACGGAGTTTTCATTGACATCATATCGGCGTCATCGATGATCAACTGGCTCCCTAGTCTTTCTGCAACTTGAGTCGAATGTCAGTCCGGAAGCAAACTCAGCGCCACTTGAAAACGACCAACGCGACGCACGTGATCAGGATACATGGCATTCTGCATGGATTagtacatgtatgcgcttCACAACGAAGACGAAAACGCATGTGAATCCTCAAGTTTCTCCTAGTTGTTTTTTCCGCTATTTTCGTTTTATATATCGAGTGTAACATTAGTGCTGCGTAAAGCTCGCCAATGATGTCATCCAGCTAGACTGCGATTGATCAACGGAGGGGACGGTCGACTTGACCGAGGCTTGAAGTTTCAGAAGGGGCTGACGTATTATAACTCGATTGATCGAGAAGCCGGCCTTCCAAAGATCGCCGGGAATGATGCGTTGTAGGAAATGTGATTGCCAACACCAATTGCAACCCAGGAATGGAACAGTGCTCACCGCCTCCCTACATGTGCTGGCGTTTCGTACACGTGATCAATGGTGTTCACTTGCCAACGACTACCGCCAAAAGCTTACCTTCTCTTGTGTCTCATaatctctctctctctccaaTATACGCACCGTATTATCACGCTTCCGAAAACCCAAGGTGCTTCTTGACCACTATTCAATCCGATTGCTCTCACCCCATGAACCTTTGTTATGTTGATCGGTTACCACCAGAGATacttacgcatatattcggAATCGTGAAGGCTGTTGATCCCCAAATGTCCTTGGTTGCCTCCTGGGTATCACGCTACTGGAGAAGGGTCGCATTGAGCACGCATTTATTATGGGATACAATCACAAAGTTTGATTCTAATATGATCTCAGAATATATCCGCCGCAACCACACATGTCTCATAACCTTGTCTGTTGTTTGTCGTAGCAATGAGTTCGTTATCGCATTCGAGTGTTTATCTTTGATCATCTTTCGCCAACTCCGATCGCGCCTCCGAAACATATCTCTCGATGTGACGCCAGACAGCCGGGGAATAGATTCGAAATGGTGGCATAATGTTTTAGCTATATTATTTTTGCCTACTAGTTCTATGCGTTATCCCGAGCTTCAGACTCTTTCTATAAGAAATCCTCTGCTGCTTTCCAATGAACCGACAGCCAGGGATGGCCTCCGCGTGTTCACCGAAGCTCCAAAGCTACAACACATGCGCTTGCGGGGAATAATACTCGACTCCAAGCATTGTCCTAACAACTACCCTTCGCTTCGGTCCCTCTCGTTGTCGAATAGTTATTTGGACCGTCCAATCCATTCATTATTACGGTCAATGTCAGGCCTCGAACGACTCTCTTTAATCCTCATCGAGAGATATGACGCCAATTCAGACCCCATCAATAACGTGACTGGACCGTCGGCACCTGAAGATGAACTACTACTCGACAAGCTTCGGGTACTACGTATTCTCCGTCCTGGAGAGAACCAGTCCGAAGATATCGATAACTTGATAACTTCAATACGCGCACCGAACCTAAAGTGGTTCGAATGGGAAGCCAATCGTGATCCTCTGGCTACGTCCTTAAATTTTTGGCAACTCTGCGCATCCCGGTTCCGAGCGCTCACTTCTCTCCACCTTATGGGATTCCCCTCGGAGCTCCCTGGAGGGGCTACTGCGCTGGAAATATTAGTCAACTGGCTGCAATCTCTCGAAAGCATCGAATCTTTTATCTTGATACTCGCGAGAACTTGTGTCTATAGTACTATTGAAACCGAGATAGGCATCCTTACTATAATCGAACGTCTGTCCGAGACAAACAATAACGTCCCGGCCTACTGCACAGAGTTAAAATCGCTTCATATTGGACCAATCCTTCCTCGGGAGCTCCCTGTTCTTAAATCGATGGTTCAGGTTCGCCCTCGTCTGATGTCCGGGTCTCTCCGCATAGTGCAATACGTAGATACGAAAAGGTCCGCTGGGGATGTGTCCTGGCTTCAAGCAAACGTTGGCGATTTTGCACTTGAAACAGTGTCCGGTCATGGCAGGGGATTTTTCTATGGTGGTAGGTATCGTTATGTTGGAGGGACCTTGAGGAAATACCTAGTAGGTAAGTAGAATATCGAGATTAAGACTACGACGTGTTAATATCCGTACCTAGACGTATCTTCTGAGAGCATTTATTTTGACCAAGTAGAACAAAGCGAGCCATTGGTCTAGATTTTATATTTCTTGGAATCTATGGTCGAGTTTCAAGTTACTGTTTCGTTGTTTTGATTTATATCTCCAGCGCATGCGCGTAAGATCCAAATAAAATATAGTCTCAATCTCGCTCAGTACGCGCATTACCTTGACACCCTAATTTGGGATTAGTAATACGTCCTGCCAATCCATAAAGGTGGCACATCTTGAAGTGCGGTACAATCGGGGAGAGTTTAAGAATCTACTGATCAAGTTATTTAGTAGCGTCATCGGAGTGAACATTCTATCGGAAGGAATCGAACACTGGCTCCGATTTGGTGTATTCGGCTTTGCGCTATTCTTTCAAGCAGCTGGAGCATAAGTACGAACTGCTGAATAACATATGCAGTAACCTCTAATAATACTTAACACAATCGTCTCCCCAACAACCCGGCACCCGcaatatgatgtgaaatagGAAGCATGTAATATATACTTGAGGGTATCCAGTACatcaaaacaaaacaaaccaAAAAAACACCAACACAAGATCTTACTCTTTCTTTCCAAAAAATGTATTAAGCGTCGCCATACCCTTCGTATTCGCCTTTTTGAGCTTGTCCACCCCACGAGAAGCTTGTGCTCCCGCCTTTCGCTTCTCCCCTGCTTTTGATTTCCCGCCTTTACCTGCTTCCGCTGCTTCTGCTCGGGACGTCGCAGCCGCAAGTTCGGCGCGGGCTTGTTCAGCCCGTACAGCGGCGTGATCGGTATACGCGGATATACTAGCGAGGTTCAGATCAGTATTGATttatttcatttcattttATCCCGGTTGTTGTGCGGGTGGGCTGTTCGCTTACTCGTATGTGCCCAACACATCCGCCATCAATCCCTCCTCTACCCAGTTCCCGACAATCTCGCTCGCAATTTTGATACGCGTGGCCGCGCGAATGGCCTCTGCTTTGGGACAATCGAGGGGGCCGAGTTCTTCAACCGAAAGACCGAGTCGAAGGTGCTGTCGTTGGATAGCCGGGAACGATTGGGCTGTTGTCGAGGTTGACGAGTTGGAGGCTGGTGAGGCTGTTCTGGCGGTGGAGCTGACTCGGGCTCTGGAGCTGGGGGTTGTTGAGCGGATATGACTCTCTCCACTCTTCGTTTTATGAAAGCCCTGATGCGTTCGGGGATGGCTTATGGACAGTGATATCCGGGGGGATGACTATAGATGGATGGGTATGTAAGTAACGGTGCGTGTATGTGTGATTAGGAAGAAACAGTTCAATCACACCTTTTGTCTCGCACAGCTGTTTGAGTGCTCGTCGAGCGCAACCTAGTGTCATGAACAACGCTacgtcttgtttgttgacatCAGGGACAGAGTACTTCAAGAGGGCTTCTTCAAGGAAGTCGTCTGTAGGTTTAAAAGGTGCTTTGGGGTCCTATATTGAATGGTGGTTCGTGTGTAAGCCTGATGGAAGATGACAGGAATACGAACGAGCGTTTGAAGGAAGGGAATTAGAATAAACACGGGGTCAATGGGTGTCATTAGCATTAAATTTCCATCTAATGCAAGTATGCGTCAGATATTATATAGCGCCATGTTTTGCAACGTACTGGAAACTACGGACTGTCCAACGAACCAGGAGCG
The window above is part of the Rhizoctonia solani chromosome 7, complete sequence genome. Proteins encoded here:
- a CDS encoding cytochrome b5, which produces MSFGGLTASLQEHPINVVLLGIISYQLSSLFRSSSASSQSQGDVPSSYNESYNWKPAKHPSCTVWKKYTPVSLQPFSGRDGGQILLAIDGKVFDVTNGRNFYGPDGMYGNFAGRDASRGMAKQSFDEDMLTPVDQPLDKLEDLTREEVANMQGWVEHFTGKYTIVGELVENGAD
- a CDS encoding Conidiation protein 6; translated protein: MSASHDSHVLGGYKATLSNPNTSDEAKAHAEQVLADAGVNESPNTTGSSEHENRVMGGYKATLSNPNTSEEAKAHASEVLDQGTTATSAPTGGNEHENRVLGGYKATLSNPNTSTEAKEHAKEVLGQAGTSADTTGSGETTSEHEKRVLAGYKGVLAKDNTSEEAKEKARAILSEAGELH
- a CDS encoding alpha-amylase is translated as MATHANIEYSTKRPKEQDLNYTMVQAFEWYSPGGGVHWNTLKDRVQELSDMGVTAMWLPPPTKASSQNSVGYDIYDVWDLGEFDQKGGKRTNYGTKEELVDLVRYAHENGIVGYVDAVLNHKFGADRTERFRATEVDPNDRTRDITDKYDIEASGWTAFDFPGRNGKYSQLKWTFNHFTGVDYNNDGGKKAIFRIDGDGKNWAQGVDHENRNYDYLMGADIDHRHPEAHDDLLAWGKWVIDEIGAAGFRFDAIKHIDDVFIAEFVKHVRAETHKSSMFAVGEFWKDSLEDINNYLNKLGTQFSVFDAPLHYNFKEASEAGNNFDLREIFSGTLVKSRPMDAVTLVDNHDTQIGQALESWVSPWFKPLAYALILLRGDGYPCVFWGDLYGCGGDNPQPPVNQLADIIRARKLFSYGETRDVWDHANCVGWVRAGDEHHDGCAVVICNGDEGAKFLDVGKDHAGEKWTDLLNWHDGEVTIGEEGWAEFRCPARSISIWTKSDARGREEFKKD
- a CDS encoding Ydr279p protein family (RNase H2 complex component); the protein is MSTHIAVLPKEFQEALERSGSSLRPLQLPHPRTGLQALFVYHGSTMLELHSVTPDAPRSWFVGQSVVSNGNLMLMTPIDPVFILIPFLQTLDPKAPFKPTDDFLEEALLKYSVPDVNKQDVALFMTLGCARRALKQLCETKGSSPRISLSISHPRTHQGFHKTKSGESHIRSTTPSSRARVSSTARTASPASNSSTSTTAQSFPAIQRQHLRLGLSVEELGPLDCPKAEAIRAATRIKIASEIVGNWVEEGLMADVLGTYDISAYTDHAAVRAEQARAELAAATSRAEAAEAGKGGKSKAGEKRKAGAQASRGVDKLKKANTKGMATLNTFFGKKE
- a CDS encoding peptidase C12, ubiquitin carboxyl-terminal hydrolase 1 — encoded protein: MDEEGNSSGWQLTESDPGVFTELLKTLGVPLVVDDLYSLDAESLAALQPIRALIFLFKWIGGGDETGGGAGRYDEEFPGFFAHQVVNNACATIAVLNGVCNIPSLKMGKELTDLISFATGMDSQTTGLVVTSSDFLRSAHNALSPPSVISVSDGPQPKSSEDAYHFISYLPVMGQIYEFDGLKRAPVAHGPYEEKGEGWVAKARDVIEKRIGTYPPGSLHFNLLAVRDDPLPNLQAQIETAQASGQELVAADLVFRLSQEKEKRARWDFENSLRRHNHLGLIHALLVELAKKGQLDAAVTDAKAKMQERLTKARESGQMEED
- a CDS encoding F-box-like domain-containing protein; this encodes MSGLERLSLILIERYDANSDPINNVTGPSAPEDELLLDKLRVLRILRPGENQSEDIDNLITSIRAPNLKWFEWEANRDPLATSLNFWQLCASRFRALTSLHLMGFPSELPGGATALEILVNWLQSLESIESFILILARTCVYSTIETEIGILTIIERLSETNNNVPAYCTELKSLHIGPILPRELPVLKSMVQVRPRLMSGSLRIVQYVDTKRSAGDVSWLQANVGDFALETVSGHGRGFFYGGRYRYVGGTLRKYLVDVSSESIYFDQVEQSEPLV